Proteins from a single region of Trichoderma asperellum chromosome 3, complete sequence:
- a CDS encoding uncharacterized protein (antiSMASH:Cluster_3.3), with protein sequence MASDMPISTVYVQNLEERVKPEVLSEALKTIFSEFGNVIDIVAKRNLKAKGQAFIVFDQPSAAQNAIEEVEGFELFGKPMKVAMARMQSDKTVETNCSKDEFETHKRHRQAEKDKRKALEAADEQRQLKRAAGAAAEARPSKSAKPSGLKSTSAPASAVVPDEYLPPNKILFIQNVPDEYDIDGLNAIFGRFDGFREIRLVPGRRGIAFVEYQNEQGAITAKENTAGMLLADKPIKVTYQRQ encoded by the exons ATGGCGTCCGATATGCCAATATCTAC GGTGTACGTTCAAAATTTGGAAGAGCGGGTGAAACCTGAAGTGCTGTCGGAAGCGCTCAAGACCATCTTCTCCGAGTTTGGGAATGTAATTGACATCGTGGCCAAGAGAAACCTCAAGGCAAAGGGACAAGCATTCATTGTGTTTGATCAACCAAGCGCTGCCCAGAATGCCATCGAAGAAGTTGAAGGGTTCGAGCTCTTTGGCAAGCCTATGAAGGTTGCCATGGCCCGGATGCAGAGCGACAAAACCGTCGAGACCAACTGCAGTAAGGATGAATTCGAGACTCACAAGCGGCATAGGCAAGCAGAAAAGG ATAAACGAAAGGCACTTGAGGCAGCCGACGAACAAAGGCAGCTCAAGAGAGCTGCCGGTGCCGCAGCCGAAGCTCGACCGTCCAAATCAGCGAAGCCGTCAGGCTTGAAGTCTACCAGCGCCCCAGCATCAGCTGTCGTGCCAGACGAATACTTGCCGCCGAACAAGATCCTCTTTATCCAAAATGTCCCCGACGAATATGATATTGACGGCCTCAACGCCATCTTCGGCCGGTTTGATGGGTTCCGAGAAATTAGACTGGTTCCAGGCCGACGTGGAATTGCTTTTGTTGAGTACCAGAATGAACAAGGTGCTATTACAGCGAAGGAGAATACTGCTGGAATGCTATTAGCAGATAAGCCTATCAAGGTTACCTACCAACGTCAATAG
- a CDS encoding uncharacterized protein (EggNog:ENOG41~antiSMASH:Cluster_3.3), producing MENAASPGEQQNQATTAAAEVGSSPVLSGNKDRRLSDEWDAAKVPPSRFQKRKGSIYATPSSRDGHIEKNYAEKYHAKIAEMKAGKAGRSATSDETSNKKHQVDPLA from the exons ATGGAGAACGCAGCAAGCCCCGGAGAGCAGCAAAACCAAGCtacaactgctgctgctgaagtgGGCAGCTCACCGGTTTTGAGCGGCAATAAAGATCGTCGACTTAGTGATGAATGGG ATGCTGCAAAAGTGCCCCCCAGTCGCTTTCAGAAGCGTAAAGGGTCAATATATGCCACACCTAGCTCTCGTGATGGCCACATCGAGAAGAACTACGCCGAGAAATACCATGCTAAGATTGCCGAGATGAAGGCGGGGAAGGCAGGTCGTTCTGCAACCAGTGATGAGACTTCGAATAAAAAACATCAGGTTGATCCCCTTGCATGA
- the VMA8 gene encoding H(+)-transporting V1 sector ATPase subunit D (BUSCO:EOG092D3PPI~antiSMASH:Cluster_3.3), with protein sequence MSGAADREAVFPTRQSLGIMKAKLKGAETGHSLLKRKSEALTKRFREITRRIDEAKRKMGRVMQIAAFSLAEVSYAVGGDIGYQVQESAKSARFRIRTKQDNVSGVLLPAFESFLTEGNNDFGLTGLGKGGQQVQRCRETYARAVEALVELASLQTAFVILDEVIKVVNRRVNAIEHVIIPRTENTIKYINSELDELDREEFYRLKKVANKKQRDNAAADAEMKAKREAAGNNNTAAGADDSGPADILAAEDDDDVIF encoded by the exons ATGTCTGGCGCTGCA GATCGTGAGGCCGTCTTTCCTACTCGGCAATCGCTCGGTATCATGaaggccaagctcaagggAGCTGAGACTGGCCATAGTTTGCTCAAAAGGAAAAGTGAGGCACTTACCAA ACGCTTTCGAG AAATTACTCGACGAATTGACGAAGCGAAGCGAAAGATGGGACGTGTGATGCAGATTGCAGCATTTTCTCTTGCTGAAGTTAGCTACGCTGTTGGAGGCGATATTGGATACCAAGTTCAAGAATCCGCGAAATCGGCTCGATTCCGAATACGTACAAAGCAGGATAACGTTTCGGGTGTTCTTCTGCCGGCCTTTGAGAGTTTTCTGACAGAGGGCAACAATGACTTTGGACTCACTGGCTTAGGAAAAGGTGGACAGCAAGTCCAGCGATGCAGAGAAACCTATGCCCGCGCTGTGGAAGCTCTGGTAGAGCTAGCGAGTCTCCAGACTGCATTTGTGATATTGGATGAGGTTATCAAAGTGGTTAATCGACGAG TGAACGCAATTGAGCATGTCATTATTCCCCGAACGGAAAATACCATCAAATATATCAACTCCGAGCTGGACGAACTGGACCGTGAAGAATTTTACCGCCTGAAGAAG GTCGCCAATAAGAAGCAACGAGAtaacgctgctgctgatgccgagatgaaggcgaagagagaAGCCGCAGGGAATAACAATACAGCTGCTGGGGCAGATGATTCAGGCCCGGCAGATATATTGGCCGCagaggacgatgacgacgtGATTTTCTAA
- the MSP41 gene encoding Pre-mRNA-splicing factor syf1 (BUSCO:EOG092D1OL9~antiSMASH:Cluster_3.3) produces the protein MAAPVADGRMDLFLVSNEDSVYEQDIVRDPTRVKPWLEYIDFKVRHGSVLEQAFVMERACVKLPRSYKLWKLYLTFRVKHVSKLNPAIHAAEYRKVNALFEKSLILLHKMPSIWEMYLKFLMKQPLVTLTRRTFDRALRALPITQHNRIWSLYLPFANAASGETAVKIWRRYMQVHPEDAEDLIELLILRGAYTEAAKRYIEILNDTRFSSKRGKGHYELWNEMVEMLVEHAPEIETSYENGVDVEGIIRSGIIRFSDQRGKLWVGLATYWIRRGSFERARDVFEEGITTVMTVRDFTLIFDAYAEFEESIIGALMDVSNSRAGKGIEDEETDLELDIRMMRFENLMDRRPFLLNDVLLRQNPNNVIEWEKRVALWGDKNVEVVQTYTDAITTINPKRAVGPFHQLWANYAKFYERGGDIRNARIIMEKAVKVPFKSVAELADMWIEWAEMELRGENFDDAIRVMAKAIQAPKRSNVDYFDEALSPQQRVHKSWKLWSFYVDMVESVSTLDEVKKVYERIFELRIATPQTVVNYANLLEEHKYYEESFKIFERGLDLFSYPVAFELWNLYLTKAVDRKIGIERLRDLFEQAVEDCPPKFAKTIYLMYGNLEEERGLARHAMRIYERATRAVSDEDRADMFNFYITKSASNFGLPSTRPIYERAITALPDSEAKEMCLKFADMEKRLGEIDRARAIYGHASQFCDPRTNADFWTKWEQFEVQHGNEDTFKEMLRIKRSVQAKYNTDVNFIASQALARSLQKPEGSPGAEAADPIAALEKQSLAPQGFVAASTGPKDVHPRQETLASNPDAIDIDGLDD, from the exons ATGGCGGCTCCAGTAGCGGACGGAAGAATGGACCTCTTTCTTGTT TCGAACGAAGATTCTGTCTACGAGCAAGATATTGTCCGCGATCCCACACGTGTTAAGCCATGGCTAGAGTATATCGATTTCAAGGTTCGCCATGGGAGCGTCTTGGAACAAGCTTTTGTGATGGAGCGTGCTTGTGTCAAATTGCCGCGATCATACAAGCTCTGGAAACTT TACCTCACCTTTCGCGTGAAGCATGTTTCGAAGCTCAATCCAGCAATCCACGCCGCCGAATACCGAAAAGTCAACGCTCTATTTGAGAAATCATTGATTCTACTACACAAAATGCCGTCAATATGGGAAATGTACCTCAAATTTCTCATGAAGCAGCCACTGGTCACACTCACCCGCCGAACGTTTGATCGAGCCCTGCGAGCACTCCCAATTACGCAGCACAATCGCATATGGTCACTGTATCTTCCTTTTGCCAACGCCGCTTCAGGGGAAACTGCAGTCAAGATTTGGCGACGATATATGCAAGTCCATCCTGAGGACGCCGAGGACCTCATCGAGCTTCTCATTCTAAGAGGTGCTTATACCGAGGCCGCAAAACGATATATAGAAATCCTCAACGACACACGGTTTTCAAGCAAACGTGGGAAAGGCCACTATGAACTCTGGAACGAGATGGTCGAAATGCTGGTCGAGCACGCACCTGAAATTGAAACGAGCTACGAAAATGGAGTTGACGTAGAGGGCATCATTAGGTCCGGAATAATTCGATTTAGCGATCAAAGAGGCAAACTTTGGGTTGGGCTTGCGACATATTGGATCAGAAGGGGAAGCTTCGAGCGGGCCCGTGATGTCTTTGAGGAAGGCATAACAACCGTCATGACAGTCAGAGACTTTACCCTCATTTTTGACGCTTATGCTGAATTCGAAGAATCCATAATTGGTGCTTTGATGGACGTTTCAAACTCCCGCGCTGGTAAGGGCatcgaagatgaagaaacggATTTAGAGCTCGACATACGGATGATGCGATTCGAGAATCTAATGGACCGGCGTCCATTTCTTCTCAACGATGTTTTACTTCGACAGAACCCCAACAATGTCATCGAATGGGAAAAACGGGTCGCGCTCTGGGGTGACAAGAATGTCGAGGTTGTTCAGACTTACACGGATGCGATTACAACTATTAACCCAAAGAGGGCCGTAGGTCCGTTTCATCAACTATGGGCTAACTACGCCAAGTTTTATGAACGGGGTGGAGATATTAGAAACGCTCGTATCATCATGGAAAAGGCTGTCAAGGTCCCGTTTAAATCAGTGGCAGAGCTGGCCGATATGTGGATTGAATGGGCGGAAATGGAACTCCGAGGCGAGAACTTTGACGATGCCATCCGAGTAATGGCAAAGGCGATTCAAGCACCGAAGAGATCCAATGTTGATTACTTTGATGAGGCTTTGTCTCCTCAGCAGCGGGTGCACAAAAGCTGGAAACTTTGGAGTTTCTATGTGGACATGGTGGAGAGCGTTTCAACTCTAGATGAAGTGAAGAAGGTATATGAGCGCATCTTCGAATTGAGAATTGCAACTCCTCAAACAGTTGTGAATTATGCCAATCTTCTAGAAGAGCATAAGTATTACGAAGAGTCTTTCAAGATTTTCGAGCGTGGCTTGGATCTTTTCAGCTATCCAGTGGCCTTTGAATTATGGAATCTGTATCTCACCAAGGCCGTCGACAGGAAGATTGGCATTGAGAGATTGCGAGATCTCTTCGAACAGGCGGTAGAGGACTGTCCTCCAAAATTTGCCAAAACGATATACCTCATGTATGGCAATTTGGAGGAAGAACGTGGCCTTGCGCGCCATGCCATGCGGATTTATGAACGAGCAACGCGTGCGGTTTCTGACGAAGATCGAGCTGATATGTTCAATTTTTACATCACCAAATCGGCCTCCAATTTCGGCCTGCCATCTACGAGACCTATTTATGAGCGGGCCATTACAGCTCTTCCAGACAGCGAAGCCAAGGAAATGTGTCTCAAGTTTGCAGATATGGAGAAACGATTAGGAGAGATTGATCGGGCAAGAGCCATCTATGGACATGCCTCACAGTTCTGCGACCCCCGAACGAATGCCGATTTCTGGACAAAGTGGGAGCAGTTCGAGGTTCAGCATGGCAATGAGGACACATTCAAAGAAATGCTGCGTATCAAGCGCAGTGTCCAAGCTAAATACAACACCGATGTCAACTTCATCGCGTCACAAGCTCTGGCACGAAGTTTACAAAAACCAGAAGGCTCCCCGGGCGCAGAAGCTGCCGATCCCATTGCGGCTCTAGAGAAACAGTCTCTGGCGCCGCAGGGCTTCGTCGCTGCCAGCACAGGGCCCAAAGATGTGCATCCAAGACAGGAAACTTTGGCATCAAATCCAGATGCTATTGATATTGATGGTCTTGATGACTAA